In Plasmodium chabaudi chabaudi strain AS genome assembly, chromosome: 9, the following proteins share a genomic window:
- a CDS encoding XTBD domain-containing protein, putative: MKTEHEINTTNENISEDEQAILVEANTRREWESHGQWLKRKDFLLKMLNYHKKNNIKLNVDKFSKMGHMYYNMKYLSCTYSDQIEQEIKIYEMDGVE; encoded by the coding sequence ATGAAGACAGAACacgaaataaatacaacTAACGAAAATATTAGCGAGGATGAACAGGCAATACTTGTTGAAGCCAACACAAGACGAGAATGGGAATCCCATGGCCAGTggttaaaaagaaaagattttcttttaaaaatgttaaattatcataaaaaaaataatattaaattaaatgttgataaattttctaaaatgggtcatatgtattataaCATGAAATATCTTAGTTGTACATATAGTGACCAAATAGAacaagaaataaaaatatatgaaatggATGGTGTAGAATAG
- a CDS encoding threonine--tRNA ligase, putative: MRLIIMSLCICISNILFSNLNNLLFVKSIKKNKNIYSNGLRRKSIKFYNFNNLSPNIRPYNYIGEVRFPTSYKNRKSSTKKYHTSSSLNLEKKQDPNKSCNQKKTYIFSVDNQKMSTLTFDDSNLETLKKNFVIKESPDFIKYRLDKFNELKEKKKKELEKIIENDPNYYKEINIELLDGSIKIGQKNVTTPYQIASQISKKLSENSIVAKVIYLDDVNLNLCDIEDEESEEKHEETSQEGILWDLNVPLIGNCKINFLGIDTPEGKKVFWHSSAHILGSSLEKIYGGYLTIGPALNEGFYYDIYLGNNSIVSDDYTKIENEYNKLVKENVEFEKMVCTKEEVLELFKYNPFKIELIKSKIRNDNEKTSVYKCGNFIDLCLGPHIKNTGKSKAFQVLKNSSAYWLGDKNNDSLQRVYGISFQKKTELTDYIKFIEEAKKRDHRNVGKNLNLFFFEKETSPGSGFWFTHGAKIYNKLIEFMRKEYRIRKYEEVITPNIFSCDLWKTSGHYQNYKNCMFIFNIENKEWGMKPMNCPGHCLIFKQLNASYKSLPIRLADFGVLHRNEITGSLSGLTRVRRFQQDDAHIFCSLDHIKTEVINVLQFIFYVYNLFGFKYDLYLSTRPPKYIGDINTWNFAEQSLKEALELANVKWKLNEGDGAFYGPKIDIVLRDSLNRTHQCGTVQLDFQLPIRFNLQYKNKEYGVGQETDSNLVNQSNKDANEKKEDSTMGNAGNNDEQNKLDGENAGNNQPGGELKKGFDRPIIIHRAILGSVERFVAILVEHTSGKFPFWLSPRQAIVLPISDKFNEYAKYIHDVLTNNLFDVDVDISVNTLNKKIREAQLKQYNFILVVGEKELSTNTVTVRDRDNPNDQKVYTIQELVNNFKKMLDINSVKLNEIPPFIQK; encoded by the coding sequence ATGAGGCTGATAATTATGTCCCTTTGCATTTGCATATCGAACATACTTTTTTCTAACTTAAATAATTTGCTGTTCGTAAaatctataaaaaaaaataaaaatatatattcaaacggtttaagaagaaaaagtataaaattttataattttaataacttATCACCGAACATACGTCCCTACAATTATATAGGCGAAGTACGTTTCCCTActtcatataaaaacagAAAAAGTTCAACAAAGAAATATCACACATCTTCAAGTTTAAActtggaaaaaaaacaagatCCTAACAAATCGTgtaatcaaaaaaaaacttatatattttctgtTGATAATCAAAAGATGAGCACACTAACCTTTGATGACAGTAACTTGGAAactctaaaaaaaaattttgtaattaAAGAGAGTCCggattttattaaatataggTTAGATAAATTTAACGagttaaaagaaaagaaaaaaaaggaattagaaaaaattatagagAATGAtccaaattattataaagaaataaatattgaaTTATTAGATGGATCTATTAAAATTGggcaaaaaaatgtaacaaCACCATATCAAATTGCATCTcaaatttcaaaaaaattatctgAAAATTCGATAGTTGCTAAGGTCATTTATTTAGATGAtgttaatttaaatttgtgTGATATTGAAGATGAAGAATCAGAAGAAAAACATGAAGAAACATCACAAGAAGGTATTTTATGGGATTTAAATGTTCCCTTAATAGgaaattgtaaaataaattttcttgGAATTGATACCCCTGAAGGGAAAAAAGTATTTTGGCATTCGTCAGCACATATATTAGGTAGTagtttagaaaaaatatatggagGTTATTTAACTATTGGGCCTGCTTTAAATGAAGGATTCTATTATGATATCTATTTAGGAAATAATTCAATTGTTAGTGAtgattatacaaaaattgaaaatgaatataacaaattagttaaagaaaatgttgaatttgaaaaaatggtATGTACTAAAGAAGAAGTACTAGaactatttaaatataatccatttaaaattgaattaattaaatctAAGATTCGaaatgataatgaaaaaactTCTGTTTATAAATGTGGAAATTTTATTGATTTATGCTTAGGAcctcatataaaaaatacggGTAAATCGAAAGCATTTcaagttttaaaaaattcatcaGCTTATTGGTTAGGAGATAAAAACAATGATAGTTTACAAAGAGTTTATGGTATTtcatttcaaaaaaaaacagaattaactgattatataaaatttattgaaGAAGCTAAAAAAAGAGATCATAGAAATGTtggaaaaaatttaaatttatttttttttgaaaaagaaacatCACCAGGTTCAGGATTTTGGTTTACACATGGAgctaaaatatataacaagtTAATTGAATTTATGAGAAAGGAATATAGaataagaaaatatgaagaagTTATAACtccaaatatatttagttGTGATTTATGGAAAACATCAGGACATTATcaaaactataaaaattgtatgtttatatttaatattgaaaataaagaatggGGAATGAAACCAATGAATTGTCCAGGACATTGTCTCATATTTAAACAATTGAATGCATCTTATAAATCTTTACCAATTAGATTAGCTGACTTTGGAGTTTTACATCGAAATGAAATAACTGGATCGTTGAGTGGCTTGACTAGAGTTAGAAGATTTCAACAAGATGATGcccatattttttgctcTCTTgatcatataaaaacagaagtaataaatgttttacaatttattttttatgtttataatttatttggttttaaatatgatttatatttatcaacaCGACCTCCTAAATATATCGGAGATATTAATACATGGAATTTTGCGGAACAATCATTAAAAGAAGCATTAGAATTGGCAAATGTAAAATGGAAGTTAAATGAAGGGGATGGAGCTTTTTATGGCCCTAAAATTGATATTGTTCTTAGAGACAGCTTAAATAGAACCCATCAATGTGGAACAGTTCAATTAGATTTTCAATTACCAATACGATTTAATTtgcaatataaaaataaagaatatggAGTAGGTCAAGAAACGGATTCGAATCTAGTTAATCAGTCTAACAAAGAtgcaaatgaaaaaaaagaagattCAACAATGGGAAATGCTGGTAATAATGATgagcaaaataaattagatGGTGAAAATGCAGGAAATAACCAACCAGGTGGAGAATTGAAAAAAGGATTTGATCGaccaataataatacatcgAGCTATTTTAGGATCTGTTGAAAGATTTGTAGCTATATTAGTAGAACATACATCTGGAAAATTTCCATTTTGGTTAAGTCCAAGACAAGCTATTGTTTTACCAATAAGTGACAAATTCAATGaatatgcaaaatatatacatgatgtattaacaaataatttatttgatgtTGATGTTGATATATCAGTAAATactttaaacaaaaaaataagagaaGCACAActaaaacaatataattttattttagttGTTGGAGAAAAAGAATTATCTACAAATACAGTTACAGTTAGAGATCGTGATAATCCAAATGATCAAAAAGTTTATACTATACAAGAATTagtaaacaattttaaaaaaatgcttGATATTAATTCAGTTAAACTTAATGAAATACCTCCatttattcaaaaataa
- a CDS encoding autophagy-related protein 7, putative, which produces MDINKREECSDELEKMQKCNEENGEILKHCYNEFKIDISFFLKLHEQKINIYKLKSDYVNLISETYVKKIKVEYKYKDINNLDIIEFYYPYRNTSFIEINKSSFDIDKMCVMPREKEQEETIKKTNSYNKKYQGVLLNFNTLEEFLNANKIKHVENSMNDIKMYAVYENNENNKKACIYDNSFWEYKEGELNFFEKINKYLILSYFDLKKCICYYSIANPVIKPVENFKEIAPSKRLHIYIDTENAYLNNDTNEINVIDTIYLSQKFDNCFNNHKLFVKSRVFLLLRCKIPKNGDSKNENYYDKFMQNAHEVLSNSQSEEDNEFYKINSFKNLYEYIFYDNTGKENSLNNDQKNKRISHYNILRENLNLVVLPISCLTELKKEINISENKILKSVKKELFDIYICMIDPNYVCNSLNWDARNLLYFLTIKYELYNFNINLLAFRDIGMLGDNIIYSFNDNKKFIFKCPIFSKEFQTNSNNTQTLFTDISNILGINYDLVDTLNCSEKSKIFNSGLIKKCNYSNNNLNKSGDTNFGEGQNKLIKFFLNSSMFNIKIVGSSDFFKTNKNVENSKHSNFQDCENRRHGNFQNCELIGGWKKYVEKRNNKTKESTIYIINLNNFLNKNTIQRISLELNIKLIRWRILKNFKFEKIHNLKILIIGLGTLGCSVARTCVAWGIKNFTFIDNSRVSYSNVSRQCLFTLDDAESCSNTGEYKSVAAKNNLLKISPDLNITSKIMDIPMPGHLNYLKNENLYKTVEELDNLIDNHDVVFLLTDSKESRYFPSLLIAEKNYNCLKKYAKLTTPCNSNINDACKLDEDNTMQFPDNITYSNYMCILNESIENKNGNDKQIFNKKNEFIDQRNIFYSNILSKINQIDKMPPLGISVALGFDSFQVIRHPYLYFKSACYFCNDMNSPTDSVSYRTLDEKCTVTRPGISSISSSIATELLISLTQHPLQFSAPHIESDQYICFDSKGDNLKHKNVETSNSFVSCLGATPHIITFNLSNLSMRKLYSDAFDKCVCCSEHVILKYQENKPEFIKKVISESLVLEQITNMGMLKQADEGDVIILD; this is translated from the exons atggatataaataaacgTGAAGAATGTTCTGACGAATtggaaaaaatgcaaaaatgcaatgaagaaaatgggGAAATACTAAAACACTGTTACAACGAATTTAAGATagatatatctttttttttaaaactacATGaacagaaaataaatatttataaattaaaaagtgaTTATGTTAATTTAATTTCGGAAAcgtatgtaaaaaaaataaaagtagaatataaatacaaagacataaataatttggATATAATTGAATTTTACTATCCATATAGGAATACTAGTTTTAtagaaattaataaaagttCATTTGATATTGACAAAATGTGTGTAATGCCCCGAGAAAAGGAACAAGAGGAAACtatcaaaaaaacaaatagctataataaaaaatatcaaggAGTACTTTTAAACTTTAATACATTAGAAGAATTCTtaaatgcaaataaaataaaacatgttGAGAACTCAAtgaatgatataaaaatgtatgcagtatatgaaaataatgaaaataataaaaaagcgtgtatatatgataattctttttgggaatataaagaaggtgaattaaacttttttgaaaaaataaacaagtATCTAATATTAagttattttgatttaaaaaaatgtatatgttATTATAGTATAGCAAATCCAGTGATCAAGCCAGTAGAAAACTTTAAAGAAATAGCACCATCAAAAAggttgcatatatatatagacacagaaaatgcatatttaaataatgatacaAACGAAATTAACGTTATAGacacaatatatttatctcaAAAATTTGATAACTGTTTTAATAATCATAAACTGTTTGTAAAGTCAAGAGTATTCTTGTTACTCCGATGTAAAATTCCCAAAAATGGTgattcaaaaaatgaaaattattatgacaAGTTCATGCAAAATGCTCATGAAGTTTTGTCAAATAGCCAAAGTGAAGAAGACAacgaattttataaaataaacagttttaaaaatttatatgaatatattttttatgacaaTACAGGCAAAGAAAAtagtttaaataatgaccaaaaaaataaacgtATTTcacattataatatattaaggGAAAATTTGAATTTAGTAGTGTTGCCAATTAGCTGTTTAactgaattaaaaaaagaaataaatatatcagaAAATAagattttaaaaagtgtAAAGAAAGAactttttgatatatatatatgtatgatTGATCCTAATTATGTATGTAATTCATTAAATTGGGATGCTcgaaatttattatattttttaacaatcaaatatgaattatacaattttaatattaactTATTAGCATTTAGAGATATAGGAATGTTAggtgataatataatatattcatttaacgacaataaaaaattcatttttaaatgtcctatattttcaaaagaaTTTCAAactaatagtaataatactCAAACTTTATTCACAGACATTTCAAACATTTTAGgaataaattatgatttAGTGGACACACTTAATTGTTcagaaaaaagtaaaatatttaattccgggttaataaaaaagtgtAATTATTCCAATAACAACCTTAACAAGTCAGGCGATACAAATTTTGGTGAAGGGCAAAATAAGCTGATCAAATTCTTTTTAAACTCATCAatgtttaatataaaaattgtggGATCTTccgatttttttaagaccaataaaaatgttgaaaATAGCAAACACAGCAATTTTCAAGATTGTGAAAATAGGAGGCATGgcaattttcaaaattgtgAACTAATAGGAGggtggaaaaaatatgtcgagaaaagaaataacaaaacaaaagaaagtacaatatatattataaatttaaataattttttaaataaaaatacaatacaAAGAATATCACttgaattaaatataaaattaataagatggaggattttaaaaaattttaaatttgaaaagattcataatttaaagatattaataattggGTTAGGTACATTAGGTTGTTCTGTTGCTAGAACATGTGTAGCATggggaataaaaaattttacttttattgATAATTCACGTGTTTCTTATTCAAATGTTAGTAGGCAATGTTTATTTACTTTAGATGATGCTGAGTCTTGTAGTAATACAGGAGAATATAAAAGTGTGGCTGCTAAAAATaacttattaaaaatatcaccagatttaaatattactaGCAAAATAATGGATATACCTATGCCAGgtcatttaaattatttaaaaaatgaaaacctTTATAAAACAGTAGAAGAATTGGACAATTTGATTGACAATCATGATGTTGTGTTTTTACTAACAGATTCAAAAGAATCGAGATACTTCCCATCTCTACTAATAGCTGAAAAGAATTACAATTGCTTGAAAAAGTATGCGAAATTAACGACTCCTTGCAATAGTAACATTAATGATGCATGCAAACTGGATGAAGATAACACAATGCAGTTCCCAGATAACATAACATATAGCaattatatgtgtatacTGAATGAGagtatagaaaataaaaatgggaatgataaacaaatttttaataaaaaaaacgaattcATTGATCAaagaaacatattttatagtaatatattatcaaaaataaatcagaTAGATAAAATGCCACCTTTAGGTATATCAGTAGCATTAGGGTTTGATTCTTTTCAAGTTATAAGACatccatatttatattttaaatccGCTTGCTACTTTTGTAATGATATGAATTCACCAACTGATTCAGTAAGTTATAGAACATTAGATGAAAAATGTACTGTCACTAGACCTGGGATTAGTTCAATAAGTAGTAGTATAGCAAcagaattattaatatcttTAACACAACATCCATTACAATTCTCTGCTCCACATATTGAAAGTGATCAATACATTTGTTTTGATTCAAAAGgtgataatttaaaacataagAATGTAGAAACATCAAATTCATTTGTTTCATGTTTAGGAGCTACACCACATATTATcacttttaatttatcaaaCTTATCAATGCGAAAGCTTTATTCCGACGCTTTCGATAAATGTGTTTGTTGCTCAGAACATGTTATTTTAAAGTATCAGGAAAACAAACCCGAGTTTATCAAAAAG GTGATTAGCGAAAGTCTCGTGCTCGAGCAGATAACCAACATGGGGATGCTCAAGCAAGCCGATGAAGGGGACGTGATCATTTTGGATTAA
- a CDS encoding 40S ribosomal protein S18, putative, whose amino-acid sequence MSLQVIDQNDFHHILRVLNTNVDGKEKVTIALTAIKGIGKRIANVICKQANVDPTKRAGELTTEEINNIVHIMSSPSQFKIPDWFLNRRRDIKDGKNLHVIANQLDSYLREDLERMKKIRLHRGLRHHWGLRVRGQHTKTTGRRGRTVGVAKKKGA is encoded by the exons atgtcATTACAAGTAATTGATCAAAACGATTTTCACCATATATTAAGAGttttaaatacaaatgttgatggaaaagaaaaagtaaCAATAGCATTAACTGCTATTAAAGGTATTGGAAAAAGAATTGCCAATGTCATTTGCAAACAAGCCAATGTTGACCCAACAAAAAGAGCTGGAGAATTAACAACTGAGGAAATCAATAAT ATTGTTCATATAATGAGCTCCCCATCTCAATTTAAAATCCCAGATTGGTTTTTAAACAGGAGAAGAGATATTAAGGATGGAAAGAATTTACATGTCATAGCTAACCAACTTGATTCTTACTTACGTGAGGATTTAGaaagaatgaaaaaaattcgaTTACATAGAGGTTTACGTCACCATTGGGGATTAAGAGTTCGTGGTCAACACACCAAAACTACAGGAAGAAGAGGAAGAACTGTTGGTGTTGCTAAGAAGAAAGGagcataa
- a CDS encoding DnaJ protein, putative — protein sequence MVINQGPTKCQNNEILTNNKKNNNEIRSCKINLYDTIIDLTKVDSSNEKNMNGKKKKDFIKPDNESSVKIKNIPISKKSQTGLTNTTNQTNNNVRNTCDGTCHTSNVSYVMRRTINRIKNVSNNHQNILKNNGFKTKFFNKIYNAEEVYKMNLDYDTSLSNIQKKENEKTKMLYFKYYKCLFCVDEKDIENFCFKKFDNDLLNNYCKPCKKFLKLIISHGMKYKGKLININFINPEIQNITFTYKCSKHHMFHISLFHIAHNLWCPNDYCLFECRNKSVKNYSTEFFRLKELDTMEKQKNIFLQAKIYCLFNSHGAIPDTKKNEQSSYSGDVDRIIRNANNPWEVLQISKYFQNSTSTKEEIKKIAKKNYYSLALKVHPDKNKNNNAPLAMNILTNSMKTIMSI from the exons ATGGTTATAAATCAGGGACCTACAAAATGCCAAAACAATGAAATACTAactaacaataaaaaaaataataatgaaatacgttcatgtaaaataaatttatatgatacTATAATTGACTTAACAAAGGTTGATAGTTccaatgaaaaaaatatgaatggaaaaaaaaaaaaagacttCATAAAACCAGATAATGAAAGTTCAGTAAAAATTAAGAACATAccaatatcaaaaaaaagcCAAACAGGATTAACAAACACAACAAATCAAACTAACAACAATGTTAGAAATACATGTGATGGTACTTGTCACACTTCCAATGTTAGTTACGTTATGAGAAGGACAATAAAtcgaataaaaaatgtctCAAACAATCATcaaaacatattaaaaaataatggatttaaaacaaaattttttaataaaatatataatgcagaagaagtatataaaatgaatttagATTATGATACTAGTCTAtctaatatacaaaaaaaagaaaatgaaaaaacgaaaatgttatattttaaatattataaatgtttattttgtgtagatgaaaaagatattgaaaatttttgttttaaaaaatttgataatgATTTGTTAAATAACTATTGTAAACcttgtaaaaaatttttaaaattaatcatATCCCATGGAATGAAATATAAAggaaaattaattaatataaattttatcaatcctgaaatacaaaatattacatttacatataaatgcAGTAAACACCATATGTTTCATATATCCTTATTTCATATTGCCCATAATTTATGGTGTCCCAACGattattgtttatttgAGTGTCGAAATAAAAgtgttaaaaattattcaacAGAGTTTTTTCGTTTAAAAGAATTGGATACTAtggaaaaacaaaaaaatatattcttacAAGCCAAGATATATTGCTTATTTAATTCTCATGGGG cTATTCCagacacaaaaaaaaatgaacaatCTAGCTATTCTGGTGACG TTGACAGAATTATAAGGAATGCCAACAACCCCTGGGAAGTTTTGCAA ATAAGCAAGTATTTCCAAAATTCTACATCCACAAAAGAAgagattaaaaaaatagcaaaaaaaaattattatagttTAGCTTTGAAAGTTCATCcagacaaaaataaaaataataat GCACCATTGGCAATGAACATTTTAACAAATTCCATGAAGACAATTATGTCTATATAA